The following proteins are co-located in the Leptospira sp. GIMC2001 genome:
- a CDS encoding tetratricopeptide repeat protein, giving the protein MIRCYYRIYISVIYLLFLVNPNILFAESFFDPTGNSIRQGIDFFYDKNYDNAVSSFEQAEDDLPDDPRIEFNKGSVKIHDGRHSEAITHLEKSLENPDPEWKSKSYYNLGKAYSAMGQKKKALDSYRKSLEYDPINKAARKNLELLYNQPQSNKANGSESNPNQNNSKDPSSGSNDQRDTKGNSSSKGNDNSIGQDPSTQNNGNDPDQLSRDQADRIMDSMNPDKIERRKNRGFFQMRRDKFW; this is encoded by the coding sequence ATGATTAGATGCTATTACCGAATCTATATTTCAGTCATATACCTACTATTTCTTGTAAATCCGAACATTTTGTTCGCAGAGTCTTTTTTCGATCCAACAGGAAATAGTATCCGACAAGGAATTGATTTTTTTTATGATAAGAATTATGATAATGCTGTCAGCAGTTTTGAACAAGCTGAAGATGATTTGCCCGATGATCCAAGAATTGAATTCAACAAAGGAAGTGTCAAAATTCATGATGGTAGGCATTCTGAAGCCATAACCCACTTAGAGAAATCTCTGGAAAACCCAGATCCTGAATGGAAATCCAAATCTTATTATAATTTGGGTAAGGCATATTCGGCTATGGGTCAGAAGAAAAAGGCTTTAGATTCTTATCGGAAATCACTAGAATATGACCCTATAAATAAAGCTGCTAGAAAGAACTTAGAGCTGCTGTATAATCAACCTCAATCGAATAAAGCGAATGGATCCGAATCCAATCCCAACCAGAACAACTCAAAAGATCCAAGTTCGGGGTCTAATGATCAAAGGGATACAAAAGGAAATAGCTCGAGCAAAGGTAATGATAATAGTATAGGGCAAGATCCGTCGACCCAGAACAATGGCAATGATCCAGATCAGCTCAGCCGGGATCAAGCGGATCGAATTATGGATTCGATGAATCCTGACAAAATCGAGCGGAGGAAGAATCGAGGATTTTTCCAAATGAGAAGAGATAAATTCTGGTAG
- the batB gene encoding VWA domain-containing protein BatB: MLSDSILEWLVATVLLVFVLAYGVYRMLDIKIIRQAISKKPSIASRISFGDPRVKIIRLILYFIVVVLLVGALIFPPGENILREESSEGVDVLFLVDSSLSMNAVDAKPTRLARFKETLLSLLPELEGNRLGIVVFAGSPFLYCPLTTDMNAFADYVRGLDVDMVGDKGSDINGAFDKAMKLIDSSKLLRNRIIVLASDGEDHSKSSLPRISADLVVWGFGSIDGAPIYYEDGDTGSRGYVTTQGGLVSSASDGQIIISVADPDYLRDIARENRGKYFDLTTDGSARYKLIDDIQDMEKNSLSKNKQLLRNQKPHYFLIPAVFLFFIDISILEWLMFRIHRKEESQ; encoded by the coding sequence ATGCTTTCCGATTCTATCCTTGAGTGGCTAGTCGCAACTGTGCTGTTAGTATTTGTTCTGGCTTATGGCGTTTATCGTATGCTTGATATAAAAATTATTAGGCAAGCAATTTCGAAAAAGCCAAGTATTGCATCTAGAATATCATTCGGAGATCCAAGAGTAAAGATAATTAGACTTATTTTATACTTTATAGTCGTTGTATTGTTAGTTGGTGCATTGATTTTCCCTCCCGGTGAAAATATCTTAAGAGAAGAATCTTCTGAAGGTGTAGATGTTCTTTTCCTCGTTGATTCATCACTATCAATGAATGCTGTGGATGCAAAACCAACAAGGCTTGCTCGATTCAAAGAGACTCTTCTGTCTCTTTTGCCTGAGCTTGAAGGGAATCGACTCGGTATTGTAGTTTTTGCTGGATCACCTTTTTTGTATTGTCCTTTGACTACAGATATGAATGCGTTTGCAGACTATGTCCGAGGATTGGATGTGGATATGGTTGGTGACAAAGGATCTGACATCAATGGTGCCTTCGATAAAGCGATGAAATTGATAGATTCCTCGAAACTTTTGCGAAATAGAATAATCGTTCTTGCATCAGATGGCGAGGATCATTCCAAGTCGAGTCTCCCACGGATATCCGCTGATTTGGTTGTGTGGGGTTTTGGATCGATCGATGGAGCACCAATCTATTATGAAGATGGCGATACAGGGAGTCGAGGTTATGTCACAACTCAAGGGGGATTGGTATCTTCGGCTAGTGATGGACAAATCATAATATCGGTCGCAGATCCAGATTATCTAAGAGATATTGCTCGAGAGAATCGAGGTAAGTATTTCGATCTAACAACTGATGGCAGTGCTCGCTATAAATTGATTGATGATATTCAAGACATGGAAAAAAATTCTTTATCGAAGAACAAACAATTGTTGAGAAATCAAAAACCACATTATTTTCTGATCCCCGCAGTATTTCTTTTTTTTATCGATATTTCAATTTTAGAATGGTTGATGTTTCGAATTCATCGAAAGGAGGAAAGTCAATAA